One window of Medicago truncatula cultivar Jemalong A17 chromosome 2, MtrunA17r5.0-ANR, whole genome shotgun sequence genomic DNA carries:
- the LOC11420042 gene encoding transcription termination factor MTERF5, chloroplastic isoform X2, producing MFVVASSICSDIPLLKPIKMKTFSSIQPPHNFHSTLFFSYTSIRTQLPSSTRVFFSQEKSDTDESLSVKLLPPTLLAAEKEEAKAVLTLFLKKRGLSNANAARTINKSDPFIDHLLSKLHSKHKTWYLSGRELTTLEIRDALISYLESLYEEHGEILVDAVENYPNPPVKDKSDAPIPPPNPSPAVDSKKVKAVSRVSGIDPAEGNLRPHIAYLMELGMNTDQVRSIMRRFPAFAYYSLEGKIKPVVEFFLELGVPKEKIIIILTKRPQLCGISLSKNLKPTMKFFESLGVDKEQWAKVIYRFPALLTYSTQKINESLDFLREFGVSEENIGKILTRCPTIVSYSVEDNLRPTAMYFRSLGVDVGLLLFNCPQNFGLSIEANIKPVTQFFLERGYTMEEIGIMIKRYGMLYTFSLTENLMPKWDYFLTMDYPKSELVKFPQFFGYSLEQRIKPRYTRVKISGVRLLLNQVLSLSSSNFEEILRKKIMKMQVD from the exons ATGTTTGTTGTTGCATCTTCCATTTGCAGTGATATTCCACTCTTAAAACCAATAAAGATGAAAACTTTCTCATCAATTCAACCACCCCACAATTTCCATTCCACACTTTTTTTCTCTTACACTTCCATAAG GACTCAACTTCCTTCCTCTACAAGGGTCTTCTTTTCTCAGGAAAAATCTG ACACAGATGAGTCATTAAGCGTAAAACTGTTGCCTCCAACCCTATTAGCAGCAGAAAAGGAAGAAGCCAAGGCTGTATTAACCTTGTTTTTGAAGAAACGAGGTTTGAGCAATGCAAATGCAGCAAGAACGATTAACAAGTCAGATCCTTTTATTGATCACCTTCTCTCAAAGCTTCACTCTAAACACAAAACTTGGTACCTTTCAG GGAGAGAGCTTACAACTCTTGAGATCAGGGATGCTCTTATCTCTTATCTTGAATCACTTTACGAAGAGCATGGAGAAATTCTAGTGGATGCAGTGGAAAACTATCCAAATCCACCCGTTAAGGATAAATCGGACGCACCAATTCCACCTCCTAATCCTAGTCCAGCGGTAGACTCTAAGAAAGTTAAAGCCGTGTCTCGAGTGAGTGGTATAGACCCTGCTGAGGGAAATCTTCGTCCTCATATTGCTTATCTGATGGAACTCGGAATGAATACCGACCAGGTTAGGAGTATTATGCGACGATTCCCAGCTTTTGCCTACTATAGTTTGGAGGGTAAAATTAAGCCAGTGGTTGAGTTTTTTCTTGAACTTGGagtaccaaaagaaaaaattatcattatcCTCACTAAAAGGCCTCAATTATGTGGAATCAGTCTATCTAAAAATCTTAAGCCCACCATGAAATTCTTTGAATCTTTAGGTGTTGACAAGGAACAATGGGCGAAAGTGATCTACCGTTTCCCAGCCCTGCTAACTTATAGCACGCAGAAGATTAATGAAAGTTTAGATTTTCTCCGCGAATTTGGCGTCTCAGAAGAGAACATAGGTAAGATTTTAACTCGCTGCCCAACTATTGTTAGTTACAGTGTAGAGGACAATCTTCGACCGACAGCAATGTACTTCCGTTCTCTGGGGGTTGATGTTGGCCTTCTTCTATTCAATTGTCCACAAAATTTTGGTCTTAGCATTGAGGCCAATATAAAGCCCGTAACACAATTTTTCTTGGAGAGAGGATACACCATGGAAGAAATTGGGATTATGATTAAAAGATATGGAATGTTGTACACATTCAGCTTGACTGAGAATTTGATGCCGAAATGGGATTACTTTTTGACTATGGATTACCCAAAATCTGAGCTGGTTAAATTCCCTCAATTTTTTGGATACAGTTTAGAGCAAAGAATTAAACCGAGATATACACGCGTGAAAATTTCTGGGGTGAGATTACTGTTGAATCAGGTTCTTTCACTGTCAAGCAGCAACTTTGAAGAGAtcttaagaaagaaaataatgaaaatgcaAGTTGATTAG
- the LOC11420042 gene encoding transcription termination factor MTERF5, chloroplastic isoform X1 has protein sequence MFVVASSICSDIPLLKPIKMKTFSSIQPPHNFHSTLFFSYTSIRFCIRTQLPSSTRVFFSQEKSDTDESLSVKLLPPTLLAAEKEEAKAVLTLFLKKRGLSNANAARTINKSDPFIDHLLSKLHSKHKTWYLSGRELTTLEIRDALISYLESLYEEHGEILVDAVENYPNPPVKDKSDAPIPPPNPSPAVDSKKVKAVSRVSGIDPAEGNLRPHIAYLMELGMNTDQVRSIMRRFPAFAYYSLEGKIKPVVEFFLELGVPKEKIIIILTKRPQLCGISLSKNLKPTMKFFESLGVDKEQWAKVIYRFPALLTYSTQKINESLDFLREFGVSEENIGKILTRCPTIVSYSVEDNLRPTAMYFRSLGVDVGLLLFNCPQNFGLSIEANIKPVTQFFLERGYTMEEIGIMIKRYGMLYTFSLTENLMPKWDYFLTMDYPKSELVKFPQFFGYSLEQRIKPRYTRVKISGVRLLLNQVLSLSSSNFEEILRKKIMKMQVD, from the exons ATGTTTGTTGTTGCATCTTCCATTTGCAGTGATATTCCACTCTTAAAACCAATAAAGATGAAAACTTTCTCATCAATTCAACCACCCCACAATTTCCATTCCACACTTTTTTTCTCTTACACTTCCATAAG ATTTTGCATCAGGACTCAACTTCCTTCCTCTACAAGGGTCTTCTTTTCTCAGGAAAAATCTG ACACAGATGAGTCATTAAGCGTAAAACTGTTGCCTCCAACCCTATTAGCAGCAGAAAAGGAAGAAGCCAAGGCTGTATTAACCTTGTTTTTGAAGAAACGAGGTTTGAGCAATGCAAATGCAGCAAGAACGATTAACAAGTCAGATCCTTTTATTGATCACCTTCTCTCAAAGCTTCACTCTAAACACAAAACTTGGTACCTTTCAG GGAGAGAGCTTACAACTCTTGAGATCAGGGATGCTCTTATCTCTTATCTTGAATCACTTTACGAAGAGCATGGAGAAATTCTAGTGGATGCAGTGGAAAACTATCCAAATCCACCCGTTAAGGATAAATCGGACGCACCAATTCCACCTCCTAATCCTAGTCCAGCGGTAGACTCTAAGAAAGTTAAAGCCGTGTCTCGAGTGAGTGGTATAGACCCTGCTGAGGGAAATCTTCGTCCTCATATTGCTTATCTGATGGAACTCGGAATGAATACCGACCAGGTTAGGAGTATTATGCGACGATTCCCAGCTTTTGCCTACTATAGTTTGGAGGGTAAAATTAAGCCAGTGGTTGAGTTTTTTCTTGAACTTGGagtaccaaaagaaaaaattatcattatcCTCACTAAAAGGCCTCAATTATGTGGAATCAGTCTATCTAAAAATCTTAAGCCCACCATGAAATTCTTTGAATCTTTAGGTGTTGACAAGGAACAATGGGCGAAAGTGATCTACCGTTTCCCAGCCCTGCTAACTTATAGCACGCAGAAGATTAATGAAAGTTTAGATTTTCTCCGCGAATTTGGCGTCTCAGAAGAGAACATAGGTAAGATTTTAACTCGCTGCCCAACTATTGTTAGTTACAGTGTAGAGGACAATCTTCGACCGACAGCAATGTACTTCCGTTCTCTGGGGGTTGATGTTGGCCTTCTTCTATTCAATTGTCCACAAAATTTTGGTCTTAGCATTGAGGCCAATATAAAGCCCGTAACACAATTTTTCTTGGAGAGAGGATACACCATGGAAGAAATTGGGATTATGATTAAAAGATATGGAATGTTGTACACATTCAGCTTGACTGAGAATTTGATGCCGAAATGGGATTACTTTTTGACTATGGATTACCCAAAATCTGAGCTGGTTAAATTCCCTCAATTTTTTGGATACAGTTTAGAGCAAAGAATTAAACCGAGATATACACGCGTGAAAATTTCTGGGGTGAGATTACTGTTGAATCAGGTTCTTTCACTGTCAAGCAGCAACTTTGAAGAGAtcttaagaaagaaaataatgaaaatgcaAGTTGATTAG
- the LOC11408806 gene encoding dihydrolipoyl dehydrogenase 1, chloroplastic isoform X2: MTLSPISLSFSSPTTISGPHHCSLFNTTTTATSLTLRFCSLRREAFAFTSLSHRSPRNHHLRLTHLNAISAAISNNGTPPKSFDYDLLIIGAGVGGHGAALHAVEKGLKTAIVEGDVVGGTCVNRGCVPSKALLAVSGRMRDLRNDHHLKSLGIQVSNAGYDRQAVADHANNLASKIRGNLTNSMKALGVDILTGFGTILGPQKVKIGSSNNVVTAKDIIIATGSVPFVPKGIEVDGKTVITSDHALKLETVPDWIAIVGSGYIGLEFSDVYTALGSEVTFVEALDQLMPGFDPEISKLAQRVLINPRNIDYHTGVFASKITPARDGKPVMIELIDAKTKEQKETLEVDAALIATGRAPFTQGLGLENIDVATQRGFVPVDERMRVIDANGNLVPHLYCIGDANGKMMLAHAASAQGISVVEQVTGRDHVLNHLSIPAACFTHPEISMVGLTEPQAREKGEKEGFDVSIAKTSFKANTKALAENEGEGLAKLIYRPDNGEILGVHIFGLHAADLIHEASNAIALGTHIQDIKFAVHAHPTLSEVLDELFKSAKTG; the protein is encoded by the exons ATGACGCTATCACCAATCTCACTATCTTTCTCCTCCCCCACCACCATTTCAGGACCACACCACTGTTCCCTCTTCAACACCACCACCACTGCCACGTCACTCACTCTCCGTTTCTGTAGTCTCAGACGCGAAGCCTTCGCTTTCACTTCCCTCAGCCATCGCTCACCACGCAACCACCACCTCCGCCTGACACACCTCAATGCCATATCCGCCGCAATTTCAAATAACGGCACTCCTCCTAAATCATTCGATTACGATTTGCTCATTATTGGAGCTGGTGTTGGTGGTCACGGTGCCGCTCTTCACGCCGTCGAGAAG GGTTTGAAAACAGCAATTGTTGAGGGAGATGTTGTGGGAGGGACATGTGTCAACAGAGGTTGTGTTCCTTCTAAAGCTCTATTGGCTGTAAGTGGTCGTATGCGAGACCTCAGGAATGATCATCATTTGAAGTCTCTCGGCATTCAG GTTTCTAATGCTGGATATGACAGACAAGCAGTTGCTGACCATGCTAATAATCTTGCTTCAAAAATTCGCGGTAACTTGACCAACTCGATGAAAGCACTTGGAGTCGATATACTCACTGGTTTTGGAACTATTTTG GGTCCTCAAAAGGTGAAAATTGGCTCTTCCAACAATGTAGTAACTGCAAAAGACATCATCATTGCCACTGGTTCCGTTCCTTTTGTTCCTAAGGGAATTGAAGTCGATG GGAAGACTGTGATCACCAGTGACCATGCACTTAAGTTGGAGACAGTTCCTGACTGGATAGCAATTGTTGGAAGTGGTTATATCGGCCTTGAATTCAGTGATGTATATACAGCACTTGGAAGTGAG GTTACTTTTGTTGAAGCTTTAGATCAGCTTATGCCTGGATTTGATCCTGAAATTAGCAAGTTGGCTCAGAGGGTTCTCATAAATCCCAGGAATATTGACTATCATACTGGCGTTTTTGCATCCAAG ATAACTCCTGCAAGAGATGGAAAACCTGTAATGATTGAGCTCATTGATGCAAAAACCAAGGAGCAAAAGGAAACTTTAGAG GTGGATGCTGCATTAATAGCAACTGGAAGGGCTCCATTCACACAAGGACTGGGGTTGGAGAAT ATTGACGTTGCAACACAGCGTGGTTTTGTTCCCGTGGATGAGCGTATGAGAGTAATTGATGCAAATGGAAACCTG GTTCCTCATTTATATTGTATTGGCGATGCAAATGGCAAGATGATGCTTGCTCATGCTGCCAGTGCACAAGGAATTTCAg TGGTTGAGCAAGTCACTGGAAGAGATCATGTGCTCAATCATTTAAGCATACCAGCGGCTTGTTTCACTCATCCTGAAATCAGCATGGTTGGTTTGACAGAG CCTCAAGCAAGGGAGAAAGGTGAAAAAGAAGGGTTTGACGTAAGTATTGCCAAAACAAGTTTTAAAGCTAATACAAAAGCCTTAGCAGAAAATGAAGGAGAGGGTCTTGCCAAG TTAATATACAGACCTGACAACGGAGAGATACTAGGAGttcatatatttgggttgcatGCTGCAGATCTCATCCACGAGGCTTCAAATGCAATAGCATTAGGGACACATATTCAG GATATTAAATTTGCAGTTCATGCCCATCCAACTTTGTCTGAGGTGCTTGATGAGCTATTTAAATCAGCAAAG ACAGGTTAA
- the LOC11420043 gene encoding phosducin-like protein 3: protein MGDYHFIYKDLEGSSTQWDDIQAKLGNLPPKQPAFKPAPFSPATDPDSIPKDKSWIDSKTHDELEDLEDDLDDDRFLQEYRKKRLAEIQEAAKVLRYGSVTPISGSDFVREVSQAPSDVWVVVILYKDGIPECGVLMQCIEELATMYPATKFVKIISTDCIPNYPDCNLPTLLVYNNGAVKGNYVGMKRFGRRCTPEGVALILCQSDPVLNDGQSRDEESRQAVIDGVRKRFIEKVVADHEEKDDDSSSD, encoded by the exons ATGGGAGATTATCACTTCATATACAAAGATCTAGAAGGTTCCTCAACTCAATGGGATGATATTCAAGCCAAACTCGGCAATCTTCCTCCTAAGCAACCAGCTTTCAAACCGGCACCTTTCTCCCCTGCTACTGATCCTGATTCCATTCCCAAGGATAAATCATGGATCGATTCCAAAACCCATGATGAACTTGAAGACCTTGAAGATGATCTTGATGATGATCGCTTCCTCCAAGAATACAG GAAAAAGAGGTTAGCTGAGATACAAGAGGCAGCCAAAGTTTTGAGGTATGGATCAGTGACTCCCATTTCAGGATCTGATTTCGTTCGAGAAGTTTCGCAGGCTCCATCTGATGTTTGGGTGGTTGTCATTCTTTACAAAGATGG GATTCCCGAATGTGGGGTGTTGATGCAATGCATTGAAGAACTGGCTACAATGTATCCTGCAACAAAATTTGTGAAGATAATATCCACTGATTGCATTCCTAACTACCCGGATTGTAATCTTCCTACTTTGTTGGTTTACAATAATGGAGCTGTTAAGGGAAATTATGTGGGCATGAAAAGGTTTGGCCGAAGATGCACTCCTGAAG GTGTTGCATTGATCCTGTGTCAATCAGATCCTGTACTTAACGATGGCCAGAGCAGAGATGAGGAATCAAGACAAGCCGTCATTGATGGAGTTCGTAAGAGGTTTATTGAAAAAGTTGTAGCTGATCATGAAGAGAAGGATGACGATTCTTCAAGCGATTAG
- the LOC11408806 gene encoding dihydrolipoyl dehydrogenase 2, chloroplastic isoform X1 encodes MTLSPISLSFSSPTTISGPHHCSLFNTTTTATSLTLRFCSLRREAFAFTSLSHRSPRNHHLRLTHLNAISAAISNNGTPPKSFDYDLLIIGAGVGGHGAALHAVEKGLKTAIVEGDVVGGTCVNRGCVPSKALLAVSGRMRDLRNDHHLKSLGIQVSNAGYDRQAVADHANNLASKIRGNLTNSMKALGVDILTGFGTILGPQKVKIGSSNNVVTAKDIIIATGSVPFVPKGIEVDGKTVITSDHALKLETVPDWIAIVGSGYIGLEFSDVYTALGSEVTFVEALDQLMPGFDPEISKLAQRVLINPRNIDYHTGVFASKITPARDGKPVMIELIDAKTKEQKETLEVDAALIATGRAPFTQGLGLENIDVATQRGFVPVDERMRVIDANGNLVPHLYCIGDANGKMMLAHAASAQGISVVEQVTGRDHVLNHLSIPAACFTHPEISMVGLTEPQAREKGEKEGFDVSIAKTSFKANTKALAENEGEGLAKLIYRPDNGEILGVHIFGLHAADLIHEASNAIALGTHIQDIKFAVHAHPTLSEVLDELFKSAKVKAQASDPVKEPVSV; translated from the exons ATGACGCTATCACCAATCTCACTATCTTTCTCCTCCCCCACCACCATTTCAGGACCACACCACTGTTCCCTCTTCAACACCACCACCACTGCCACGTCACTCACTCTCCGTTTCTGTAGTCTCAGACGCGAAGCCTTCGCTTTCACTTCCCTCAGCCATCGCTCACCACGCAACCACCACCTCCGCCTGACACACCTCAATGCCATATCCGCCGCAATTTCAAATAACGGCACTCCTCCTAAATCATTCGATTACGATTTGCTCATTATTGGAGCTGGTGTTGGTGGTCACGGTGCCGCTCTTCACGCCGTCGAGAAG GGTTTGAAAACAGCAATTGTTGAGGGAGATGTTGTGGGAGGGACATGTGTCAACAGAGGTTGTGTTCCTTCTAAAGCTCTATTGGCTGTAAGTGGTCGTATGCGAGACCTCAGGAATGATCATCATTTGAAGTCTCTCGGCATTCAG GTTTCTAATGCTGGATATGACAGACAAGCAGTTGCTGACCATGCTAATAATCTTGCTTCAAAAATTCGCGGTAACTTGACCAACTCGATGAAAGCACTTGGAGTCGATATACTCACTGGTTTTGGAACTATTTTG GGTCCTCAAAAGGTGAAAATTGGCTCTTCCAACAATGTAGTAACTGCAAAAGACATCATCATTGCCACTGGTTCCGTTCCTTTTGTTCCTAAGGGAATTGAAGTCGATG GGAAGACTGTGATCACCAGTGACCATGCACTTAAGTTGGAGACAGTTCCTGACTGGATAGCAATTGTTGGAAGTGGTTATATCGGCCTTGAATTCAGTGATGTATATACAGCACTTGGAAGTGAG GTTACTTTTGTTGAAGCTTTAGATCAGCTTATGCCTGGATTTGATCCTGAAATTAGCAAGTTGGCTCAGAGGGTTCTCATAAATCCCAGGAATATTGACTATCATACTGGCGTTTTTGCATCCAAG ATAACTCCTGCAAGAGATGGAAAACCTGTAATGATTGAGCTCATTGATGCAAAAACCAAGGAGCAAAAGGAAACTTTAGAG GTGGATGCTGCATTAATAGCAACTGGAAGGGCTCCATTCACACAAGGACTGGGGTTGGAGAAT ATTGACGTTGCAACACAGCGTGGTTTTGTTCCCGTGGATGAGCGTATGAGAGTAATTGATGCAAATGGAAACCTG GTTCCTCATTTATATTGTATTGGCGATGCAAATGGCAAGATGATGCTTGCTCATGCTGCCAGTGCACAAGGAATTTCAg TGGTTGAGCAAGTCACTGGAAGAGATCATGTGCTCAATCATTTAAGCATACCAGCGGCTTGTTTCACTCATCCTGAAATCAGCATGGTTGGTTTGACAGAG CCTCAAGCAAGGGAGAAAGGTGAAAAAGAAGGGTTTGACGTAAGTATTGCCAAAACAAGTTTTAAAGCTAATACAAAAGCCTTAGCAGAAAATGAAGGAGAGGGTCTTGCCAAG TTAATATACAGACCTGACAACGGAGAGATACTAGGAGttcatatatttgggttgcatGCTGCAGATCTCATCCACGAGGCTTCAAATGCAATAGCATTAGGGACACATATTCAG GATATTAAATTTGCAGTTCATGCCCATCCAACTTTGTCTGAGGTGCTTGATGAGCTATTTAAATCAGCAAAG GTTAAAGCACAAGCTTCTGACCCAGTAAAGGAACCAGTTTCAGTCTAA